In one window of Rhodoglobus vestalii DNA:
- a CDS encoding MFS transporter, which translates to MTSETSPATVPISAVMQRPLWRDTFSSLRLHNYRLYVIAQFIAYTAAWVQRIAVDWLVLELTGNVALVGLTIAIQFTPTIVLGAYAGVIADRFDKRATLMIAQSIIGVLSLALAIVTILGVAELWLVYLLVLLMGIIQVFDNPARAVFVNELVGPRHLRNAISLNASIFHSGAFLGPALSGVLIVAAGSGWAIGINAVAVVIGVIILASMRKRELLIAPRAPGTKGQIREAMRYIRNKPTLFWTMVMVFVIAVFGMPMPTLLAAMANTVYETGASGYGLYNSLAAIGALLGALASARRSSLRLRTIIFGAVLYGVAMMLAGIVPIYSLFLGVLIGIGLSRLLLMTAAETMVQLSSNLVIRGRVMAFYVMVILGGQAVGGPLMGTIAELWGAKIAFVIAGGVPTVVAITIAILLARSGRLTVRVAPRRTGRWMAIVPHPRSRAITESMPIVGSGSGSGAAAAHAPTSRNRLRALRASLSRGARKRRSPKEDL; encoded by the coding sequence ATGACATCTGAGACTTCTCCGGCAACAGTGCCCATCTCGGCTGTGATGCAGCGCCCGCTGTGGCGCGACACTTTCAGTTCGCTTCGACTACACAACTACCGGCTTTACGTCATCGCGCAATTTATCGCCTACACCGCGGCATGGGTGCAGCGCATCGCCGTTGATTGGCTCGTTCTCGAACTCACCGGCAATGTGGCGTTGGTAGGTCTCACGATCGCAATCCAGTTCACTCCCACGATTGTGCTCGGCGCCTATGCGGGCGTTATCGCCGACCGTTTTGATAAGCGCGCAACGCTGATGATCGCGCAGTCGATTATCGGTGTGCTCAGCCTTGCCCTCGCGATCGTGACGATCCTGGGGGTAGCAGAACTCTGGCTCGTATACCTGCTGGTGTTGCTCATGGGCATCATTCAAGTCTTCGACAACCCAGCGCGGGCGGTTTTTGTCAACGAGCTGGTTGGCCCGCGTCACCTGCGCAATGCGATCAGTCTCAATGCGTCGATCTTTCACTCGGGCGCGTTCTTGGGCCCGGCACTGAGTGGCGTGTTGATTGTGGCTGCGGGTTCAGGCTGGGCCATCGGTATCAACGCGGTGGCGGTCGTCATCGGTGTCATTATTTTGGCGTCAATGCGCAAGAGGGAACTCCTGATCGCCCCGCGTGCCCCAGGGACAAAGGGGCAAATTCGTGAAGCCATGCGTTACATTCGCAATAAGCCCACGCTGTTCTGGACAATGGTGATGGTTTTTGTGATCGCCGTGTTCGGCATGCCGATGCCGACTTTGTTGGCCGCGATGGCGAACACCGTCTACGAGACCGGCGCTAGTGGTTACGGCCTCTACAACTCGCTGGCGGCCATCGGTGCGCTCCTTGGAGCGCTGGCATCAGCTCGCCGCTCAAGCCTCCGGCTGCGCACCATCATCTTCGGCGCGGTGCTCTACGGCGTCGCGATGATGCTGGCCGGAATCGTGCCAATTTATTCGCTGTTCTTGGGAGTGTTGATTGGTATTGGGCTGAGCCGGCTGCTTCTCATGACGGCGGCCGAAACGATGGTGCAGCTGTCGTCCAACCTGGTGATACGCGGCCGGGTGATGGCCTTCTACGTGATGGTCATCCTCGGGGGACAGGCGGTGGGCGGACCGCTCATGGGCACCATTGCCGAACTGTGGGGTGCCAAGATCGCTTTTGTCATTGCGGGTGGGGTTCCCACGGTTGTCGCGATCACGATAGCGATCCTGCTAGCGCGCTCCGGGCGCCTGACGGTGCGCGTTGCGCCGCGTCGCACCGGTCGATGGATGGCGATCGTGCCACATCCCCGGTCGCGTGCGATCACGGAATCGATGCCGATCGTTGGCTCTGGCTCTGGCTCTGGCGCCGCCGCCGCCCACGCTCCGACATCCCGCAACCGGCTTCGTGCGCTGCGCGCCTCGCTATCCCGAGGGGCGCGCAAACGACGCTCTCCGAAAGAAGACCTCTAG
- a CDS encoding LysR substrate-binding domain-containing protein, with protein MFDPVLLKSFVALADTLSFTDAARTLSLSQPTISQHIRKLEAAAGRILVLRDTRAVSLTDNGEAMLGFARAILAAEDQAVNYFTGSAMRGRLRFGSADDLALTQLPGILRDFRQLYPQINLELTVSQSGALVRRLKAGQLDLIFVKQDAGAEGGQLVRRDRMVWIGHKSMNMDAASPVPLILYQAPSLGREYAMRALEAGGRTWRITCNVKEVNGALAAVRAGIGIAVFPQSLIPADLAQVPASFELPELGDVDFVLLNNPMVAREPVDALSAAILSRPVQRRS; from the coding sequence GTGTTCGATCCCGTATTACTGAAATCTTTTGTTGCTCTCGCCGACACCCTCAGCTTCACCGATGCCGCCCGAACGCTGAGTCTCAGTCAGCCCACGATCAGCCAACACATTCGAAAACTTGAGGCGGCAGCCGGCCGAATTCTCGTGTTGCGCGACACCCGCGCAGTATCTCTCACCGACAACGGCGAAGCCATGCTGGGCTTCGCCCGCGCGATCTTGGCGGCCGAAGATCAAGCGGTGAACTATTTCACCGGCTCCGCGATGCGGGGGCGGCTTCGTTTCGGGTCAGCAGACGACCTCGCACTCACACAACTGCCGGGCATCTTGCGGGATTTTCGTCAGCTCTACCCACAGATCAATCTAGAACTGACCGTGAGCCAAAGCGGCGCACTCGTGCGTCGATTGAAGGCTGGCCAACTTGATCTCATTTTTGTCAAACAGGATGCCGGAGCCGAAGGCGGCCAGCTCGTGCGCCGTGACCGAATGGTCTGGATCGGGCACAAGAGCATGAACATGGATGCCGCCTCCCCCGTGCCTCTGATCTTGTATCAGGCCCCCAGTCTGGGGCGCGAGTACGCGATGCGCGCTCTCGAAGCTGGGGGTCGCACGTGGCGGATAACCTGCAATGTGAAGGAAGTGAATGGTGCGTTGGCTGCTGTGAGGGCGGGAATCGGAATTGCGGTGTTTCCGCAGTCACTGATCCCGGCAGACCTCGCGCAGGTTCCGGCCTCCTTTGAACTGCCCGAGCTCGGTGATGTTGACTTCGTCTTGCTCAACAACCCGATGGTCGCTCGCGAACCGGTCGATGCGTTGAGTGCGGCGATCCTGAGTAGACCGGTACAGCGGCGATCCTGA